One Rubripirellula reticaptiva genomic region harbors:
- a CDS encoding coiled-coil domain-containing protein, with the protein MRYLLTMLIGCCLLAAGPSRADESPLSQRQTGVAERYQRLEELLLRLADVEATENPERSALLRRAARQSRDKFVLERLRGASKSLESQEFQKAVDAQTTATEELASLMKLLLSEDRSKRIRDEKERYTKLIKDLKRNLNNQRSTRARTENGADINEVEKEQKAVTEKSQELNKQMEEEESEKEKFGDNRESENSSDKQESDAEENDNSEKPSDSDAKPSDSESKPSESKPSDAQPSDSKPSESKPSDSKPSESKPSDSKSSESQPSDSKPSESKPSDSGESQQSKAPQQPPTAEQEVQKQLEQAIEKMKQAEKELENAKRDEATEKQREAEENLRAAIDRLERILRQLREEELQRELAKLEARLRKMAAMQTKVLEDTVSLAATPTSQRSRQTDLKAGDLAFEEKKITMEADRAMLLLREEGSSVAFPEVVLQIRSDTARVAQRLAETKIDAVTQGIQNDILAALGEMIEALQKAQRDLEKQKQEQGEGQAGQSGQGEQPLVEALAELKLIRTMETRIKSTTNRYSSLLESGESSGDEVLPLLQDLSERQNRLYRITRDLVLKRNQ; encoded by the coding sequence ATGCGATACCTACTGACCATGCTGATCGGATGCTGCTTGCTGGCGGCTGGACCATCGCGCGCCGACGAATCGCCGCTGTCCCAACGCCAAACCGGCGTCGCTGAACGCTACCAGCGACTGGAAGAACTGCTGCTGAGACTTGCGGACGTTGAAGCGACCGAGAACCCAGAGCGATCGGCGCTACTGCGTCGAGCAGCTCGCCAATCACGTGACAAGTTTGTGCTCGAACGTCTGCGAGGCGCATCGAAGTCGCTGGAAAGCCAAGAGTTCCAAAAAGCCGTTGACGCTCAAACCACGGCAACCGAAGAACTGGCGTCGCTGATGAAGCTGCTATTGAGCGAAGATCGATCGAAGCGAATCCGTGACGAGAAGGAACGCTACACCAAATTGATCAAGGACCTCAAACGGAATCTGAACAATCAGCGCAGCACCCGTGCCCGCACCGAAAACGGCGCGGACATCAACGAAGTCGAAAAGGAACAGAAGGCGGTCACAGAGAAAAGCCAGGAACTGAACAAGCAGATGGAGGAAGAGGAAAGCGAGAAGGAAAAGTTCGGCGATAATCGCGAGAGCGAAAACTCCAGCGACAAACAAGAAAGCGACGCGGAAGAAAACGATAACAGCGAAAAGCCATCGGACTCCGACGCGAAACCTTCCGATTCCGAATCAAAACCATCCGAATCGAAACCGTCGGACGCGCAACCATCGGATTCCAAACCTAGCGAGTCAAAACCATCTGACTCCAAGCCAAGCGAATCAAAGCCATCGGATTCAAAATCGTCCGAATCGCAGCCGTCTGACTCAAAACCGTCCGAATCGAAACCATCGGATTCCGGTGAATCGCAGCAATCGAAGGCACCGCAGCAACCACCGACCGCTGAACAGGAAGTGCAGAAGCAGCTTGAGCAGGCCATCGAAAAGATGAAACAGGCCGAAAAAGAACTCGAAAACGCGAAACGCGACGAGGCGACTGAAAAACAACGCGAAGCCGAAGAGAACTTGCGAGCGGCGATCGACCGGCTCGAGCGAATCCTGCGACAACTTCGCGAAGAAGAACTTCAGCGGGAACTCGCCAAGCTGGAAGCTCGTCTAAGAAAAATGGCAGCGATGCAGACCAAAGTGCTCGAGGACACCGTCTCGTTGGCGGCCACACCGACGAGCCAGCGGAGTCGTCAAACGGATTTGAAAGCCGGTGATTTGGCGTTCGAAGAAAAGAAAATCACGATGGAAGCCGACCGAGCGATGCTGCTGTTGCGAGAAGAAGGCTCAAGTGTCGCGTTCCCCGAAGTCGTTTTGCAAATTCGCAGCGATACCGCGAGAGTGGCCCAGCGGTTGGCCGAAACCAAGATCGACGCGGTGACTCAGGGGATCCAGAACGACATCCTGGCGGCACTTGGCGAGATGATTGAAGCCCTACAGAAGGCACAAAGGGACTTAGAAAAGCAAAAACAGGAACAAGGCGAAGGCCAAGCCGGGCAATCCGGACAAGGAGAACAACCGTTGGTCGAGGCTTTGGCGGAGCTAAAATTGATCCGAACGATGGAGACTCGGATTAAATCCACGACGAATCGCTATTCGAGCCTGCTAGAATCAGGTGAGTCGTCGGGTGACGAGGTGCTGCCGCTTTTGCAGGACCTTTCAGAGCGACAGAATCGTCTTTACCGAATCACCCGAGATTTGGTATTGAAACGGAATCAGTAA
- a CDS encoding diaminopimelate decarboxylase has protein sequence MSSPITSPATSTEKTVPFTKAQIDEIRKTHPTPFYLYDEAAIRANVRALNEAFSWCPGFREYFAVKATPNPRLLQILMEEGCGADCSSLGELLLCERVGMTGEKVMFTSNNTLAKDYQKARDLGAVINLDDLTHVEYLDENVGTPDLICFRYNPGPLREGNVIIGKPEEAKFGFTREQLFTGYRQALEKGATRFGLHTMVASNELNPEFFVETAVMLFELAIDLHKELGIKLEFVNLGGGMGIPYRPGEIALDYEVIGSGVKAAYDRLIGGTELDPLTIYLENGRIITGPYGYLVTEVVHAKNTYKNYVGVDACMANLMRPGMYGSYHHMSILGKESAPHDLKADVVGSLCENNDKFAIDRQLPQVERGDVMIIHDAGAHGHSMGFQYNAKLRSAELLLGADGNVELIRRAETMDDYFATLNF, from the coding sequence ATGTCTTCACCGATCACTTCGCCCGCCACTTCCACCGAAAAGACAGTCCCATTCACCAAAGCTCAGATCGACGAGATCCGCAAAACTCACCCGACTCCGTTTTACCTGTACGACGAAGCGGCGATCCGGGCCAATGTTCGGGCTCTCAATGAAGCCTTTTCGTGGTGCCCCGGGTTTCGTGAATACTTCGCGGTCAAAGCGACGCCGAACCCGCGACTGCTGCAAATTTTGATGGAAGAAGGCTGCGGCGCCGATTGCAGCAGCCTTGGCGAACTGTTGCTGTGTGAACGCGTTGGCATGACGGGCGAGAAAGTCATGTTCACGTCCAACAACACGCTGGCCAAGGACTACCAGAAGGCTCGCGACCTGGGTGCGGTCATCAACCTGGACGACCTGACTCACGTCGAATACCTAGACGAAAACGTTGGCACGCCCGATCTGATCTGTTTCCGCTACAACCCGGGCCCGCTGCGTGAGGGCAACGTCATCATTGGCAAGCCCGAAGAAGCCAAATTCGGATTCACTCGCGAACAACTGTTCACCGGATATCGCCAAGCGTTGGAAAAAGGCGCGACGCGATTTGGCCTGCACACGATGGTCGCCTCGAACGAATTGAACCCCGAATTCTTCGTCGAAACGGCCGTGATGCTGTTCGAATTGGCGATCGACTTGCACAAGGAACTGGGCATCAAGTTGGAATTCGTCAACCTGGGTGGCGGCATGGGCATTCCCTATCGCCCAGGCGAAATTGCACTGGATTACGAAGTCATCGGCAGCGGCGTGAAAGCCGCCTATGACCGCTTGATCGGCGGCACTGAACTCGACCCGCTAACGATTTACTTGGAAAATGGCCGAATCATCACGGGCCCGTATGGATACCTGGTCACCGAAGTGGTGCACGCTAAGAACACTTACAAAAACTATGTCGGCGTCGACGCTTGCATGGCAAACCTGATGCGTCCGGGCATGTACGGCTCGTACCACCATATGTCGATCTTGGGCAAAGAATCCGCACCGCATGATTTGAAGGCCGACGTGGTCGGATCGCTATGCGAGAACAACGACAAGTTTGCGATCGACCGCCAACTGCCGCAGGTCGAGCGGGGCGACGTGATGATCATTCACGACGCGGGGGCCCACGGCCATTCAATGGGTTTCCAGTACAACGCGAAACTTCGCAGCGCTGAACTGCTGCTAGGTGCCGACGGCAATGTTGAGCTGATCCGCCGCGCGGAAACGATGGACGACTACTTCGCAACGCTTAACTTCTAA
- the rpsL gene encoding 30S ribosomal protein S12 gives MPTINQLVRKRRKLKKTQSKSPVLEKCPQKQGVCLQVRTMTPKKPNSALRKISRVRLSNGKEVTVYIPGEGHNLQEHSIVLIRGGRVRDLPGVRYQVVRGSRDALGVDGRKQSRSRYGAKKK, from the coding sequence ATGCCAACGATCAATCAACTCGTCCGTAAACGACGCAAACTGAAAAAGACCCAAAGCAAGTCGCCGGTGCTGGAAAAGTGCCCGCAAAAGCAGGGCGTTTGTTTGCAAGTTCGGACGATGACCCCCAAGAAGCCGAACTCGGCTCTGCGAAAAATCTCGCGGGTTCGTTTGAGCAATGGCAAAGAAGTCACGGTTTACATCCCAGGCGAAGGGCACAACTTGCAAGAGCACTCGATCGTGCTGATTCGCGGTGGTCGTGTTCGTGACTTGCCGGGTGTTCGCTACCAAGTCGTTCGCGGTTCACGCGATGCATTGGGCGTCGATGGTCGCAAGCAGTCTCGCAGCCGTTACGGTGCGAAGAAAAAATAG
- a CDS encoding polyketide synthase, with translation MPANRPLDPKLTSLLENLRGRVRRYVVWDSALAIAAVILAAFWIGLALDYLPVQLGGTEMPRLARMLLLAVVAAVVIAITALMLVGRLRRPLPDDSLALLVERHHPTLGGRLVTAVQLSRPRREGDSHSAALLNHVHREAAAEIDKVDPGKVFRWQPLVRKAMVAGPLAILSLGLLIISPSSFARAASRLTLLSDEPWPRRAHLEMVGVELPIVTAVESDISAPKLIEFNDAKTVRLPRGSNPTLRIRADAETSELPIVCIVYYHTDGGTRGQSNMRRVGRITDGYQSFVLDGPPLTGLSESMTLDVRGLDDRLDDFRIEAITPPALTEMKVSVRYADYLRGEGSGDVDLETDYQSGLRISEGSQVTMVATSSEPLGDTEVVLKTVTDKPQPFTLAYSDDRRQLRLTMDNFDAATTVSLVPADADGISAQAPYRYFLGVVLDQPPELEMRLSGIGSAVTPIARIPVTATVVDDYGVERLTISVTPSKGEDAEAGADDTEAAGSKTASVSPKLSRDGEAKTELDLRDLVADGSLPELVPGGAINVIGEASDLYDLAGKHLTRGEVFRLEVVTPEQLLARLERNELALRSRLEQTIDETRNLRETLNLLRRGFNEDESNLDETEQTRQQQIRRLRTQQSGLQASKTSEELSGIAESLDDILREMVNNRVDSLDRQERIGEGVRDPLRLIVNEPLARLRDQIIDIERSVNDSADAMAKTTVSIETADEVIARLTEVLDKMLDLESYNEILDIVRELIEDQDELLKDTKDERKKRVLNLFD, from the coding sequence ATGCCTGCCAACCGACCCCTCGATCCGAAACTGACCTCGCTGTTGGAAAACCTGCGGGGACGGGTTCGCCGCTATGTGGTTTGGGATTCAGCCCTGGCGATCGCGGCAGTGATCCTGGCCGCGTTTTGGATTGGCCTGGCGCTCGACTATCTGCCCGTCCAGCTTGGCGGCACCGAGATGCCTCGGTTAGCCCGAATGTTACTATTAGCGGTGGTCGCCGCGGTCGTGATCGCCATTACCGCGTTGATGCTGGTTGGGCGTTTGCGCCGGCCGCTGCCGGACGACAGCTTAGCGCTGCTGGTTGAACGTCACCATCCGACTCTTGGCGGCCGATTGGTCACGGCCGTTCAATTGAGCCGCCCTCGGCGTGAAGGCGACTCGCACTCAGCCGCATTGCTGAATCACGTGCACCGCGAAGCGGCTGCAGAAATCGACAAAGTCGACCCGGGCAAAGTATTTCGCTGGCAACCGCTGGTTCGCAAAGCGATGGTAGCGGGACCGCTGGCGATCCTATCGCTGGGGCTGCTGATCATCAGCCCCTCGTCGTTCGCGCGTGCCGCTTCGCGGTTGACGCTGCTGTCGGATGAACCGTGGCCTCGGCGGGCTCACTTGGAAATGGTCGGCGTCGAGCTGCCCATCGTGACCGCCGTCGAAAGCGATATATCGGCGCCTAAATTGATCGAGTTCAACGACGCCAAAACCGTTCGATTGCCCCGTGGCAGCAATCCAACGCTGCGGATTCGGGCCGATGCCGAGACGTCTGAATTGCCGATCGTTTGCATCGTCTACTATCACACCGACGGCGGAACTCGCGGCCAATCCAATATGCGCCGAGTGGGACGAATCACCGACGGTTACCAATCGTTCGTGTTGGACGGACCGCCGCTGACTGGGCTTAGCGAGTCGATGACGCTTGACGTTCGCGGGCTGGACGACCGACTGGACGACTTTCGGATCGAAGCGATCACGCCGCCCGCACTGACCGAAATGAAAGTGTCGGTGCGATATGCAGACTATCTTCGCGGCGAAGGCAGCGGCGACGTTGACCTGGAAACCGATTACCAATCGGGACTTCGCATCAGCGAGGGCAGCCAGGTGACGATGGTGGCGACATCCAGCGAACCGCTGGGCGATACCGAAGTGGTGCTAAAGACGGTGACCGACAAACCTCAACCGTTCACGCTGGCCTATTCGGACGACCGCCGCCAACTGAGGCTGACGATGGACAACTTCGACGCCGCCACGACGGTGTCGTTGGTTCCGGCCGATGCGGATGGCATTTCGGCACAAGCGCCGTACCGATACTTCCTTGGCGTCGTCTTGGACCAACCGCCCGAATTGGAAATGCGATTGTCCGGAATTGGAAGCGCCGTCACCCCAATCGCTCGCATTCCAGTCACAGCCACGGTGGTTGATGATTACGGAGTCGAACGGCTGACCATTTCAGTGACCCCTTCAAAAGGGGAAGATGCTGAAGCCGGCGCAGACGATACCGAAGCGGCCGGTTCGAAAACCGCCAGCGTGTCGCCGAAACTTTCGCGCGACGGCGAAGCTAAGACCGAACTAGATTTACGCGACCTCGTTGCCGACGGCAGCTTGCCCGAACTGGTCCCCGGCGGTGCGATCAACGTGATCGGTGAAGCGAGCGACCTTTACGACTTGGCCGGTAAACACCTGACTCGCGGCGAAGTCTTTCGGTTGGAAGTGGTCACGCCCGAGCAGTTGCTCGCCCGTCTGGAACGAAACGAACTGGCGCTGCGATCTCGATTGGAACAAACCATCGACGAGACGCGAAATCTGCGAGAAACGCTGAACCTGCTACGCCGCGGTTTCAACGAAGACGAAAGCAACCTCGACGAAACCGAACAAACGCGACAACAACAGATCCGCCGCCTACGAACCCAACAAAGCGGCTTGCAGGCGAGCAAGACTTCCGAGGAACTCTCCGGGATTGCCGAATCGCTGGACGACATCTTGCGAGAAATGGTCAACAACCGAGTCGACTCGCTGGACCGTCAAGAACGTATCGGCGAAGGCGTCCGCGATCCGCTGCGATTGATCGTCAACGAACCGTTGGCAAGATTGCGGGATCAAATCATCGACATCGAACGCAGCGTCAACGATTCGGCCGATGCGATGGCGAAAACCACGGTTTCGATCGAAACGGCCGACGAAGTGATTGCTCGATTGACCGAAGTGCTCGACAAGATGCTGGACCTGGAAAGCTATAATGAGATCCTGGACATTGTTCGCGAATTGATCGAGGACCAGGACGAACTGCTGAAGGACACCAAGGACGAGCGGAAGAAGCGAGTGCTGAACCTGTTTGATTGA
- the hisA gene encoding phosphoribosylformimino-5-aminoimidazole carboxamide ribotide isomerase: MTKFRPCIDLHDGRVKQIVGGSLRDQGGGPIEKPAEMLVENYVADQPAGWFAAKYRDDGLTGGHIIKLGPGNDQAATEALAAYPDGMQIGGGITVDNAKQWIEAGASHVIVTSWLFDAVGNLLENRLKELVQCIGRDRIVLDLSCRRVSGAESMTWRVAMNRWQTITEIEITPESLDRLAVYGAEFLIHAADVEGLCQGIDYELVQQLGRWATASDVAIPMTYAGGVATMGDVQQISKSSGGAIDVTVGSALDLFGGNGVRYADLVKLNR, translated from the coding sequence GTGACCAAATTTCGCCCCTGCATCGACTTGCACGATGGCCGCGTCAAACAGATTGTCGGCGGTTCGCTGCGGGACCAGGGCGGTGGCCCGATCGAAAAACCAGCGGAGATGCTCGTCGAAAATTACGTCGCCGACCAACCCGCGGGCTGGTTCGCAGCCAAGTACCGGGACGACGGGCTGACCGGTGGCCACATCATCAAGCTGGGGCCCGGAAACGACCAAGCAGCCACCGAGGCGCTGGCGGCTTATCCGGACGGAATGCAAATTGGCGGCGGAATCACGGTCGACAATGCAAAACAGTGGATCGAGGCCGGCGCCAGCCATGTGATCGTGACCAGTTGGCTGTTCGACGCCGTTGGGAACCTGCTCGAAAACCGCTTAAAAGAACTCGTTCAGTGCATCGGTCGTGACCGGATTGTCCTGGACCTTAGCTGTCGGCGAGTTTCCGGTGCGGAGTCAATGACCTGGCGAGTCGCGATGAATCGGTGGCAGACGATCACTGAAATCGAAATCACGCCCGAGTCTTTGGACCGATTGGCCGTCTACGGAGCGGAGTTTCTGATCCATGCCGCCGATGTCGAAGGATTATGCCAGGGAATTGACTACGAATTGGTCCAGCAGCTTGGTCGCTGGGCGACCGCCAGCGATGTGGCGATCCCAATGACCTATGCCGGCGGAGTCGCCACGATGGGCGACGTCCAACAAATTTCGAAGTCTAGCGGTGGAGCAATCGACGTGACCGTCGGCAGTGCTCTGGATCTGTTCGGCGGCAACGGAGTCCGGTACGCCGATCTGGTGAAACTCAATCGCTAA
- the rpsG gene encoding 30S ribosomal protein S7, producing the protein MGRITSSRTQLKGDPRHNSKLAGKFINCLMLDGKKSTATRVFYDALDEIGRRGEIADLTSIEVFEAAIENIKPYIEVRSKRVGGASYQVPMQVNRIRQQSLAFRWLLTAVRDKKGRPMHLKLADELMSAYKKEGVAYTKRENTHRMADANKAFAHFAW; encoded by the coding sequence ATGGGACGTATCACATCCAGCCGCACGCAGCTTAAAGGCGACCCGCGGCACAATTCGAAACTGGCCGGTAAGTTCATCAACTGCCTCATGCTAGACGGTAAAAAGTCGACCGCAACTCGAGTTTTCTACGACGCACTCGACGAAATCGGTCGCCGTGGCGAAATCGCGGATCTGACCTCGATCGAAGTCTTCGAAGCAGCGATTGAAAACATCAAGCCGTACATCGAAGTTCGCAGCAAGCGAGTCGGTGGTGCTAGCTACCAAGTGCCGATGCAGGTCAACCGCATTCGTCAGCAAAGCTTGGCGTTCCGTTGGTTGTTGACCGCTGTGCGGGACAAAAAAGGCCGCCCGATGCACCTGAAGTTGGCTGACGAATTGATGTCAGCGTACAAGAAGGAAGGCGTCGCCTACACCAAACGCGAAAACACGCACCGTATGGCTGATGCTAACAAGGCATTCGCTCACTTCGCTTGGTAA